From one Triticum urartu cultivar G1812 chromosome 3, Tu2.1, whole genome shotgun sequence genomic stretch:
- the LOC125543327 gene encoding trafficking protein particle complex subunit 1 yields MQFFGGSSLTSVAPESSPAPAAPPGTGTGSNAQVIYVFNRNGVCLLYREWHRPLRTLARNQDQKLMFGLLFSLRSFTAKIDPTSTEHANLGAPLLPGQGCSFHSFKTNTYKLNYMESPSGIKLILLTHPRTGDQRDALKHIYSLYVEYVVKNPLYAPGSPIKCDLFNKHLDLYVKTLI; encoded by the exons ATGCAGTTCTTCGGCGGGTCGTCGCTGACGTCCGTCGCGCCGGAGTCCAGCCCGGCACCGGCGGCGCCTCCGGGGACGGGAACGGGCTCCAACGCCCAGGTGATCTACGTCTTCAACCGCAACGGCGTGTGCCTGCTGTACCGCGAGTGGCACCGCCCGCTCCGCACGCTCGCCCGCAACCAGGACCAGAAGCTCATGTTCGGCCTCCTCTTCTCCCTGCGCTCCTTCACCGCCAAGATCGACCCCACCTC AACAGAACACGCGAATCTTGGGGCGCCACTACTGCCAGGTCAGGGATGTTCATTTCATAGTTTCAAGACAAACACATATAAATTGAACTACATGGAGAGCCCGTCTGGTATAAAG CTTATTCTCCTTACCCATCCAAGGACTGGTGATCAAAGAGATGCGCTGAAGCATATTTACAGCCTATATGTGGAGTATGTTGTAAAGAATCCTCTGTATGCTCCTGGCAGCCCAATCAA GTGTGACCTTTTCAATAAACATCTCGATCTGTATGTGAAAACATTGATTTGA